In Apium graveolens cultivar Ventura chromosome 10, ASM990537v1, whole genome shotgun sequence, the following are encoded in one genomic region:
- the LOC141692184 gene encoding uncharacterized protein LOC141692184 — protein sequence MASPSLLKLKPLQSSHVFSLKSPSSFATNTTTSSTKFKTLAHTFILSHISRVVRALTKAKIILIGVLKDIQLLYLTEFTTKKHKNRNKIFFGSFRMHYNWCSSPVLPVASPQQNESSVSHSYYDATWNSIISPGCHEMEESQLSGYLHWLEKKVNEDSKKTNDMNEIDKLADMFIANCHEKFKLEKQESYRMFQEMMARSV from the coding sequence ATGGCTAGCCCTTCTCTTCTTAAACTAAAGCCACTCCAGTCTTCTCATGTTTTCTCCTTAAAATCTCCATCTTCTTTTGCTACTAATACCACCACAAGCTCAACCAAGTTCAAAACTCTAGCTCACACATTCATATTATCACACATTTCTCGAGTCGTGCGGGCTCTCACCAAGGCCAAGATCATCTTGATTGGGGTTTTGAAAGATATTCAGCTTCTATACCTGACAGAGTTTACCACAAAAAAGCACAAGAACAggaataaaatattttttggtTCCTTTAGAATGCACTACAATTGGTGCTCTTCTCCTGTGTTGCCAGTGGCGTCGCCACAGCAGAATGAGTCCTCTGTGAGCCACTCGTATTACGATGCTACGTGGAATTCTATCATCTCACCAGGATGTCATGAAATGGAAGAATCACAGCTTTCCGGGTACCTTCATTGGCTTGAAAAGAAAGTTAACGAGGATTCAAAAAAGACCAATGATATGAATGAGATTGATAAGCTAGCTGACATGTTCATTGCAAATTGCCATGAGAAATTTAAGCTGGAGAAGCAAGAATCATACAGGATGTTTCAAGAAATGATGGCTAGAAGTGTGTGA